In Leptospira perdikensis, a single genomic region encodes these proteins:
- a CDS encoding ABC transporter transmembrane domain-containing protein — protein sequence MQTPDRPKSKNLRVLSKTFSYLKPYRLQMALSSFALLFTAGVTLGLGQGLRHLIDAGFTARSKQELGYSLAFIILVGIFLAIGTYIRHYAVSWIGERVASDIRKDVFKHIIFIHPSFFETNSPGEIQSRITTDTTLIQTVIGSSASIALRNVLMFVGGIIFLFITNAKLTMIVLLSVPFIVFPILFYGKKVRNLSRTTQDKIAGIGTYVSESLLNIKILQSFHHQEEDIEKFSHTVEAAFDVAVARIKQRSLLIGAVILFILTGISVMLWIGGTDVLEGKITGGELIAFSFYAIMVANSVGAVSEVLGDLQRAAGATERLMELLLSESEIKDSQFPKSIFEVLHPNEGNGNLNGVSSQQKGLKINLEHLEFSYPSRPEQKAIREINLEIPANKTTALVGPSGGGKSTLFELILRFYDPTAGKILIEGVDLKDLALKDLRSLIGFVPQQPILFSGTLRENIAYGKPNASFEEIEKAATSAYVTEFLNQLPDGYETNLGHLGTRLSGGQKQRIAIARAILRNPRILLLDEATSALDSESEQMIQRALDFLVKERTTIMIAHRLSTVVKSDQIVVIKEGEIESVGTHDELIRKSELYERLAKLQFHTELL from the coding sequence AACCATACAGACTCCAAATGGCTCTTTCCTCCTTTGCCTTACTTTTTACGGCAGGGGTAACTCTTGGCCTCGGCCAGGGTTTGCGCCATTTGATTGATGCTGGATTTACTGCTAGATCCAAACAAGAATTAGGTTACTCGCTTGCTTTTATTATTTTAGTGGGAATCTTTCTCGCGATCGGAACCTACATTCGTCATTACGCCGTATCTTGGATTGGAGAAAGGGTTGCTTCTGACATCCGAAAAGATGTGTTCAAACATATCATTTTCATCCATCCAAGTTTTTTTGAAACTAATTCGCCTGGTGAAATCCAATCACGAATCACAACCGACACTACACTCATCCAAACGGTGATCGGATCTTCCGCATCCATTGCACTTCGGAATGTTTTGATGTTTGTAGGCGGGATCATTTTTCTTTTTATCACAAATGCAAAACTTACAATGATTGTTCTCCTGAGTGTTCCCTTCATCGTGTTTCCCATTTTGTTCTATGGAAAAAAAGTTAGAAATTTATCTCGCACCACTCAGGACAAAATTGCAGGCATTGGAACCTATGTCAGTGAATCCCTTCTCAATATAAAAATCCTTCAGTCCTTCCACCACCAAGAGGAAGATATTGAAAAATTTTCACACACAGTGGAAGCAGCATTTGATGTAGCAGTGGCTCGCATTAAACAAAGATCGCTCCTTATCGGTGCTGTCATTTTATTCATCCTAACTGGAATCAGTGTGATGCTTTGGATCGGTGGGACAGATGTACTGGAAGGAAAAATTACCGGCGGGGAACTCATCGCATTTTCCTTTTATGCGATTATGGTTGCCAATAGTGTCGGTGCAGTTTCTGAAGTTCTCGGTGATTTACAAAGGGCCGCCGGTGCCACAGAACGATTGATGGAACTTCTACTATCAGAATCAGAAATTAAAGATTCACAATTTCCAAAATCAATCTTCGAGGTTTTACATCCAAACGAAGGAAATGGAAATTTGAATGGAGTCTCTTCTCAACAAAAAGGATTAAAAATCAATTTAGAACATTTAGAGTTTTCTTATCCATCAAGACCGGAACAGAAAGCCATTCGAGAAATTAATTTAGAAATTCCTGCGAACAAAACCACTGCACTTGTTGGTCCATCAGGCGGTGGAAAAAGTACACTCTTTGAACTCATCCTCAGATTCTACGATCCTACTGCCGGAAAGATTCTCATCGAAGGTGTAGACCTGAAAGATTTAGCTTTAAAAGATTTACGTTCCCTCATCGGATTTGTTCCGCAACAGCCCATTCTCTTTAGTGGAACATTACGAGAGAACATTGCTTATGGAAAACCAAATGCAAGTTTTGAAGAAATAGAAAAGGCCGCAACCAGTGCCTATGTCACAGAATTTTTAAACCAACTTCCTGATGGATACGAAACTAATCTAGGACATTTGGGAACAAGACTTTCCGGCGGACAAAAACAAAGGATTGCCATAGCAAGGGCCATACTTCGTAACCCAAGGATTCTTTTGTTGGACGAAGCAACATCCGCTCTTGATTCCGAATCGGAACAAATGATCCAACGTGCTTTGGATTTTTTAGTGAAGGAAAGAACAACGATTATGATTGCTCATCGACTTTCCACAGTTGTGAAATCAGATCAGATTGTTGTGATTAAGGAAGGGGAGATTGAGTCCGTCGGAACCCATGACGAACTCATTCGAAAAAGTGAATTGTATGAACGATTGGCGAAATTACAATTTCACACCGAGTTGCTCTAA